A single genomic interval of Streptomyces graminofaciens harbors:
- a CDS encoding MFS transporter codes for MTAAFMDLVDVTIVNIAIPSIQRSAGASVSQIQWITAGYALAFAAGLVTGGRLGDIHGRKRIFLIGIGGFTVASALCGFAANPEMLVAARIVQGATAALMVPQVLSIVHATFPAHERGKVFGLFGAIVGLAAVSGPLLGALLTEWNLFGLEWRAIFLINLPVGIAGLILGSRFISESKAPKALRLDLVGVALVVLALMLLLYPLIRGRELDWPLWGYVAMAGSLVVFAALVAYERRKAVRDGSPLVELSLFKVKSFAAGIAVQTVFSVGLGVFFLVWTLYMQNGLGWSAMRAGLTGVPFSIAVSTAAGLSVQKLVPRFGRKVLQAGALLMAAGVLLYLAESARHGLAITSLQMVFPLVVMGLGMGLIVAPLTDAILSGVPREHAGSASGLISTVQQTGNALGLALVAVVFFGRVPDHVLPAELGSAFVDAFEYALGWVALVMVAIFLLMFALPKRAGAVESGEREETVHTVGAAGAAGAAGAVDAFEGEKGERESQLVH; via the coding sequence ATGACCGCCGCCTTCATGGACCTGGTCGACGTGACGATCGTCAACATCGCCATCCCGTCCATCCAGCGGAGCGCCGGCGCCTCCGTCAGCCAGATCCAGTGGATCACCGCCGGTTACGCCCTCGCCTTCGCCGCCGGGCTCGTCACCGGCGGGCGACTGGGCGACATCCACGGCCGTAAGCGGATCTTCCTCATCGGTATCGGCGGCTTCACCGTCGCCTCCGCGCTGTGCGGCTTCGCCGCGAACCCGGAGATGCTCGTCGCCGCCCGCATCGTGCAGGGCGCCACGGCCGCGCTGATGGTCCCGCAGGTGCTGTCGATCGTGCACGCGACCTTCCCGGCGCACGAACGCGGCAAGGTGTTCGGCCTTTTCGGCGCGATCGTCGGCCTCGCCGCGGTCTCCGGGCCGCTGCTCGGCGCGCTGCTCACCGAATGGAACCTCTTCGGCCTCGAATGGCGTGCGATCTTCCTGATCAACCTGCCCGTCGGCATCGCCGGCCTCATCCTCGGCAGCCGTTTCATCTCCGAGTCCAAGGCCCCGAAGGCCCTACGGCTCGACCTCGTCGGCGTGGCCCTCGTCGTCCTCGCCCTGATGCTGCTGCTCTACCCGCTCATCCGCGGCCGCGAGCTGGACTGGCCGCTGTGGGGGTACGTGGCCATGGCGGGCTCGCTGGTGGTGTTCGCGGCGCTGGTCGCGTACGAGCGGAGGAAGGCCGTCCGCGACGGGTCCCCGCTGGTCGAACTGTCCCTGTTCAAGGTGAAGAGCTTCGCCGCCGGCATCGCCGTGCAGACCGTCTTCAGCGTCGGCCTCGGCGTCTTCTTCCTCGTCTGGACCCTCTACATGCAGAACGGCCTCGGCTGGAGCGCGATGCGGGCCGGTCTGACCGGCGTCCCGTTCTCCATCGCGGTCTCGACGGCCGCCGGACTGTCCGTCCAGAAGCTCGTCCCGCGCTTCGGCCGCAAGGTCCTCCAGGCGGGCGCGCTGCTGATGGCGGCGGGCGTGCTGCTCTACCTCGCGGAGTCCGCGCGCCACGGCCTCGCCATCACCTCCTTGCAGATGGTGTTCCCGCTGGTCGTGATGGGTCTGGGCATGGGTCTGATCGTGGCCCCGCTGACGGACGCGATTCTCTCCGGGGTCCCGCGTGAGCACGCCGGTTCCGCGTCCGGGCTGATCAGCACGGTCCAGCAGACGGGCAACGCGCTGGGGCTCGCCCTGGTCGCCGTCGTCTTCTTCGGCCGGGTGCCCGACCATGTCCTGCCCGCCGAACTCGGCTCCGCCTTCGTAGACGCGTTCGAGTACGCGCTGGGATGGGTCGCGCTGGTGATGGTGGCGATCTTCCTGTTGATGTTCGCGCTGCCGAAGCGGGCGGGGGCGGTCGAGAGCGGGGAGCGCGAGGAGACGGTTCATACCGTCGGTGCGGCCGGTGCGGCCGGTGCGGCCGGTGCCGTCGACGCGTTCGAGGGTGAGAAGGGCGAGCGGGAGTCGCAGCTCGTGCACTGA
- a CDS encoding DeoR/GlpR family DNA-binding transcription regulator: MYAPERQQEILRLARDGGRVDVVSLAEEFQVTAETIRRDLKALDRAGLVQRVHGGAIPAGRLDFEPDLAEREGTAADEKDRIAHAALAELPTDGTVVLDAGTTVARLAAAIPLEATLTAVTHSLPIAARLADHPGIQLHLVGGRVRHRTRAAVDAWALRAYSEIRADVLFVAANGFSVDHGLTTPDLAEAAVKRAAMAAARRVVLLADSAKHGQEHFARFGDLSDIDLLITDSGLSPEDATAIERGGTEVLRVPGTEPISGSAAGRTTGRKDRR, from the coding sequence ATGTACGCACCGGAGCGGCAGCAGGAGATCCTCCGGCTCGCCCGTGACGGCGGCCGGGTGGACGTGGTGTCGCTGGCGGAGGAGTTCCAGGTCACCGCGGAGACCATCCGGCGCGACCTGAAGGCCCTGGACCGGGCAGGTCTCGTCCAGCGGGTGCACGGCGGCGCGATCCCGGCCGGGCGACTGGACTTCGAGCCCGACCTCGCCGAGCGCGAGGGCACCGCGGCCGACGAGAAGGACCGCATCGCCCACGCCGCCCTCGCCGAACTGCCCACCGACGGCACGGTCGTCCTCGACGCCGGTACGACGGTCGCGCGCCTCGCCGCCGCCATCCCGCTGGAGGCCACGCTCACCGCCGTCACCCACAGCCTGCCGATCGCGGCCCGCCTCGCCGACCACCCGGGCATCCAGCTCCACCTGGTCGGCGGCCGAGTCCGCCACCGTACGCGCGCGGCCGTCGACGCCTGGGCCCTCAGGGCCTACAGCGAAATCCGCGCTGATGTGCTTTTCGTGGCGGCGAACGGTTTTTCCGTCGACCATGGCCTCACCACTCCTGACCTTGCCGAGGCCGCCGTGAAGCGCGCGGCGATGGCCGCGGCCCGCCGTGTGGTGCTGCTCGCCGACTCCGCCAAGCACGGCCAGGAGCACTTCGCCCGCTTCGGCGACCTGAGCGACATCGACCTGCTGATCACCGACAGCGGGCTGAGCCCCGAAGACGCCACCGCGATCGAACGCGGCGGCACGGAAGTGCTGCGGGTCCCGGGCACTGAACCCATCAGCGGCTCCGCCGCGGGCCGGACCACCGGCCGGAAAGACCGCCGATGA
- the pfkB gene encoding 1-phosphofructokinase, with protein sequence MILTVTPNPSLDRTYEVPSLDRGEVIRATGERMDPGGKGVNVSRAVAAAGRRTVAVLPLGGAPGALVADLLDAQGIEVARVPVAGATRSNIALAEADGVLTKINAPGPELSAAEQELLLETVRAQSADASWIACCGSLPRGLAPSWYAELVARAHASGTRIALDTSGPALLAALRERPDVVKPNAEELAEAVGRPLATVGDAVKAAEELREMGAAAVLASLGADGQILVDASGAWFGSARVGTVRSNVGAGDSSLAGFLIAGGNGPEALASAVAHGAAAVQLPGSVMPAPQDLDLAAVTVTAEVPVDRELREAVL encoded by the coding sequence ATGATCCTCACCGTCACCCCGAACCCCTCCCTCGACCGCACCTACGAGGTCCCCTCCCTCGACCGCGGCGAGGTCATCCGGGCCACCGGCGAACGCATGGACCCGGGCGGCAAGGGCGTCAACGTCTCGCGGGCGGTCGCCGCCGCCGGCCGCCGGACCGTGGCCGTACTGCCGCTGGGCGGGGCACCGGGCGCGCTGGTCGCGGACCTGCTCGACGCGCAGGGCATCGAGGTCGCACGGGTGCCGGTGGCCGGGGCCACCCGATCCAACATCGCGCTCGCCGAGGCCGACGGCGTCCTGACGAAGATCAACGCACCGGGCCCCGAACTGTCCGCCGCCGAACAGGAACTCCTCCTCGAGACCGTGCGCGCCCAGTCCGCCGACGCCTCCTGGATCGCCTGCTGCGGCAGCCTCCCGCGCGGACTCGCCCCGTCCTGGTACGCCGAACTCGTCGCCCGCGCCCACGCCTCGGGCACGCGGATCGCACTGGACACCTCGGGCCCGGCCCTGCTGGCCGCTCTCCGGGAACGCCCGGACGTGGTGAAGCCCAACGCCGAGGAACTGGCCGAAGCCGTGGGCCGCCCGCTCGCCACCGTCGGCGACGCGGTCAAGGCCGCGGAGGAACTGCGGGAGATGGGCGCCGCCGCCGTGCTCGCCAGCCTCGGCGCCGACGGCCAGATCCTCGTCGACGCCTCGGGCGCCTGGTTCGGCAGCGCACGCGTCGGCACCGTACGCAGCAACGTCGGCGCCGGCGACTCCTCCCTCGCCGGCTTCCTGATCGCCGGCGGCAACGGCCCCGAGGCCCTCGCCTCAGCCGTGGCCCACGGCGCGGCTGCCGTCCAACTGCCGGGCAGCGTCATGCCGGCCCCGCAGGACCTGGACCTGGCCGCAGTGACGGTCACGGCTGAGGTGCCGGTGGATCGGGAACTGCGGGAGGCGGTGTTGTGA
- the mscL gene encoding large conductance mechanosensitive channel protein MscL: MIEKKKPNILEGFKAFLMRGNVVDLAVAVVIGAAFTNIVNSVVKGVINPLVGAIGTKNLDSYSSCLQHPCEVAPDGTVTKGVPILWGSVLGATLTFVITAAVVYFLMVLPMSKYLARQEARRKAKEGTQEVIELTELEVLKEIRDALVAQRGSGHDRE; this comes from the coding sequence GTGATCGAGAAGAAGAAGCCGAACATCCTGGAGGGCTTCAAGGCCTTCCTGATGCGGGGGAACGTCGTCGACCTGGCCGTGGCCGTGGTCATCGGCGCGGCCTTCACGAACATCGTGAACTCAGTGGTGAAGGGGGTCATCAACCCACTGGTCGGCGCGATCGGCACCAAGAACCTCGACAGCTACAGCTCCTGTCTGCAGCACCCGTGCGAGGTGGCCCCGGACGGCACGGTGACAAAGGGCGTCCCGATCCTGTGGGGCTCGGTGCTGGGCGCCACGCTGACCTTCGTCATCACCGCGGCCGTCGTGTACTTCCTGATGGTCCTGCCGATGTCGAAGTACCTGGCCCGCCAGGAGGCCCGCCGGAAGGCGAAGGAAGGCACCCAGGAGGTCATCGAGCTGACCGAGCTGGAGGTCCTGAAGGAGATCCGCGACGCCCTGGTGGCCCAGCGAGGCTCGGGCCACGACCGCGAGTAG
- a CDS encoding PTS fructose transporter subunit IIABC: MSEMITADLVDLDLSADNKEAAARALAERMVAKGRVIDLDGFLADVAAREAQMPTGLDGGIGIPHCRSEHVTEPTLAFGRSAAGIDFGAADGPADLIFLIAAPAGADDAHLTILSSLARQLMNAEFTDALRAVDDAARAAALIRGEDVTEGTTDSAAASGGTASPDAAAVSTNAAEASAPEATDEPASDASRPFHIVAVTSCPTGIAHTYMAAESLENAGRDAGDVEIVVETQGSAGFTRLDPAVIAAADGVIFAHDVPVREKDRFAGKPTVDVGVKAGINRPAELIAEVRGKAERGEVTAAARPGSPVERAGEPGEGYGTKLRKWLMSGVSYMVPFVAAGGLLIALGFAIGGWEINKAKPVTEHFDWLQVDSWAALLFQIGAVAFGFLIPVLAGYIAYGMADRPGLVPGFVGGMIAANINAGFLGGLAAGLIAGSVVLAIQRIKIPPVLRGIMPVVVIPLVSSMIVGFLMLVVIGKPIAEAQKGMTDWLSGLSGSNAILLGVLLGLMMCFDLGGPVNKVAYAFATAGIAVQDPSDSAMKIMAAVMAAGMVPPLGMALATTIRKKLFTTAERENGKAAWVLGASFISEGAIPFAAADPLRVIPASMAGGAVTGALTMAFGSTLRAPHGGVWVTLLIGKPVLYLLAIAIGTAVTAGLVIVLKGMRKTQPDGAAAESAPAAKAEKKEPVAA; this comes from the coding sequence ATGAGCGAGATGATCACCGCGGACCTGGTCGACCTCGACCTGTCCGCCGACAACAAGGAAGCGGCGGCACGTGCCCTCGCCGAGCGCATGGTGGCCAAGGGCCGGGTCATCGACCTGGACGGTTTCCTCGCCGATGTGGCGGCACGCGAGGCCCAGATGCCGACCGGTCTCGACGGCGGTATCGGCATCCCGCACTGCCGCAGTGAGCACGTCACCGAGCCGACCCTCGCCTTCGGGCGCAGTGCGGCCGGTATCGACTTCGGCGCGGCCGACGGTCCGGCCGACCTGATCTTCCTGATCGCCGCTCCGGCGGGCGCGGACGACGCGCACCTCACGATCCTGTCCTCCCTCGCCCGCCAGCTGATGAACGCCGAGTTCACGGACGCGCTGCGCGCGGTGGACGACGCGGCCCGCGCCGCCGCGCTCATCCGGGGCGAGGACGTGACCGAGGGCACCACAGACTCCGCGGCGGCGTCGGGCGGAACGGCCTCCCCCGACGCCGCCGCGGTCAGCACGAACGCGGCCGAGGCCTCGGCGCCGGAAGCCACGGACGAGCCCGCCTCCGACGCGAGCCGCCCCTTCCATATCGTCGCCGTCACCTCGTGCCCCACCGGCATCGCGCACACCTACATGGCTGCCGAGTCGCTGGAGAACGCGGGCCGGGACGCCGGTGACGTCGAGATCGTCGTCGAGACGCAGGGCTCGGCCGGCTTCACCCGGCTCGACCCGGCGGTCATCGCCGCCGCCGACGGCGTGATCTTCGCCCACGACGTGCCCGTACGCGAGAAGGACCGGTTCGCCGGGAAGCCGACCGTCGACGTCGGCGTGAAGGCGGGCATCAACCGCCCCGCCGAGCTGATCGCCGAGGTCCGCGGCAAGGCCGAGCGCGGCGAGGTCACGGCCGCCGCCCGCCCCGGCTCGCCCGTCGAACGCGCGGGCGAGCCCGGCGAGGGCTACGGCACCAAGCTGCGCAAGTGGCTGATGTCCGGCGTCAGCTACATGGTCCCGTTCGTCGCGGCCGGCGGCCTTCTCATCGCCCTCGGCTTCGCGATCGGTGGCTGGGAGATCAACAAGGCCAAACCGGTCACCGAGCACTTCGACTGGCTCCAGGTCGACAGCTGGGCGGCCTTGCTGTTCCAGATCGGCGCCGTCGCCTTCGGCTTCCTGATCCCCGTCCTCGCCGGTTACATCGCGTACGGCATGGCGGACCGGCCGGGTCTCGTCCCGGGCTTCGTCGGCGGCATGATCGCCGCCAACATCAACGCCGGTTTCCTCGGTGGCCTGGCCGCCGGTCTGATCGCGGGCTCGGTGGTCCTCGCCATCCAGCGGATCAAGATCCCGCCCGTGCTGCGCGGCATCATGCCGGTGGTCGTGATCCCGCTCGTCTCGTCGATGATCGTCGGCTTCCTGATGCTGGTGGTGATCGGCAAGCCCATCGCCGAGGCCCAGAAGGGCATGACGGACTGGCTGAGCGGCCTCTCCGGCAGCAACGCGATCCTGCTCGGCGTCCTCCTCGGCCTGATGATGTGCTTCGACCTGGGCGGACCGGTCAACAAGGTCGCGTACGCCTTCGCCACCGCCGGTATCGCCGTGCAGGACCCGAGCGACTCCGCGATGAAGATCATGGCCGCGGTGATGGCCGCCGGTATGGTCCCGCCGCTGGGTATGGCCCTGGCCACCACGATCCGCAAGAAGCTGTTCACCACCGCCGAGCGCGAGAACGGCAAGGCGGCCTGGGTGCTCGGCGCCTCCTTCATCTCCGAGGGCGCGATCCCGTTCGCCGCCGCCGACCCGCTGAGGGTCATCCCGGCCTCCATGGCGGGCGGCGCGGTCACCGGCGCGCTGACCATGGCGTTCGGCTCGACCCTGCGTGCCCCGCACGGCGGTGTCTGGGTCACCCTGCTGATCGGCAAGCCCGTCCTGTACCTGCTGGCCATCGCCATCGGTACGGCGGTCACGGCCGGCCTGGTCATCGTCCTGAAGGGCATGCGCAAGACCCAGCCCGACGGCGCGGCGGCCGAGTCGGCGCCCGCCGCCAAGGCCGAGAAGAAGGAGCCGGTCGCGGCCTGA
- a CDS encoding DUF6227 family protein — protein MSVPYETAAYEPPESPESPEEHLARLLGRALNSFELPDETIRQLDCALAHDSSLHSAHYSSGLHRATYRHTWLLVDGSALTLWELVHNTALGSDTQHEVYTDQEELRAATARLPLPPDTPDFELPPMVELAAFPEPRHEYVPDDSADHARRLLRRAENPDPPDGELATLLLRTAFAHEITQAFGRPNRPPGGGRPGMSFSLYEHAFLLSDGREISLWEVEHTATPDGRHMCEVYVTEDAARDAMERRAGSVG, from the coding sequence TTGAGCGTTCCGTACGAGACGGCAGCGTACGAGCCACCCGAGTCGCCCGAGTCTCCGGAGGAGCACCTCGCGCGACTCCTCGGCCGCGCCCTGAACTCCTTCGAACTTCCTGACGAGACCATACGGCAGCTCGACTGCGCGCTGGCGCACGACAGCTCGCTGCACTCCGCGCACTACAGCTCAGGGCTGCACCGGGCGACGTACCGCCACACCTGGCTCCTCGTGGACGGCTCCGCGCTCACCCTGTGGGAGCTGGTGCACAACACGGCCCTCGGCAGTGACACCCAGCACGAGGTGTACACGGACCAGGAGGAGCTGCGCGCCGCCACCGCACGGCTTCCACTGCCGCCGGACACGCCCGACTTCGAACTGCCGCCCATGGTGGAGCTGGCCGCGTTCCCCGAGCCCCGCCATGAGTACGTGCCGGATGACTCGGCGGACCACGCCCGTCGGCTGCTGCGCCGCGCGGAGAACCCCGACCCTCCCGACGGAGAGCTGGCCACTCTGCTGCTGCGGACCGCGTTCGCACACGAGATCACCCAGGCCTTCGGCCGTCCGAACCGCCCCCCAGGGGGCGGCCGCCCCGGGATGAGCTTCTCGCTCTACGAACACGCGTTCCTGCTCAGCGACGGACGGGAGATCTCCCTGTGGGAGGTCGAGCACACGGCCACGCCGGACGGGCGCCACATGTGCGAGGTGTATGTGACGGAGGACGCGGCCCGGGACGCGATGGAGCGGCGGGCCGGGAGTGTCGGGTAA
- a CDS encoding low temperature requirement protein A — MTPSSPPPPPSPGPHTRPTPLPGGGPLRKLVSRGRGEEHRVASPLELFFDLCFVVAVAQAGVQLVHSVAEAHAAEGILNYAMVFFAIWWAWMNFTWFASAYDNDDVLYRIVTLVQIAGVLVLAAGVSRAFEEHDFLLVWLGYVIMRLAMVSQWLRAARSARGGERVMALRYAVGVLLCQIGWVGLLVLPETGRPWLFLVMAIVELCVPVYAEKDHTTSWHPHHIAERYGLFTIIVLGETILAATVAVKSAVAENDALGELLPIAVGGLLIVFSAWWIYFVVPIHGHLRSSKESFLWGYGHYLIFASAAAIGAGLEVSVEQAVHKAHISTLAASAAVTLPTALYLLSVWVLHARHYKVGTLQQAVLPTSALVVIACTFLGHWAVLAAGLALTATVATGTTLTARMVQREEGAEKEATAAD, encoded by the coding sequence ATGACGCCCAGTTCCCCACCGCCTCCTCCCTCCCCGGGGCCACACACCCGTCCGACACCCCTCCCCGGCGGTGGGCCGCTCCGCAAACTGGTCTCGCGGGGACGCGGTGAGGAGCACCGGGTCGCCTCACCCCTGGAGCTCTTCTTCGACCTGTGCTTCGTCGTCGCCGTCGCCCAGGCCGGCGTCCAGCTGGTGCACTCCGTCGCCGAGGCGCACGCGGCCGAGGGCATCCTCAACTACGCGATGGTCTTCTTCGCGATCTGGTGGGCCTGGATGAACTTCACCTGGTTCGCCTCGGCCTACGACAACGACGACGTGCTCTACCGGATCGTGACCCTCGTCCAGATAGCCGGTGTGCTGGTGCTGGCAGCCGGCGTAAGCCGGGCCTTCGAGGAGCACGACTTCCTGCTGGTCTGGCTCGGCTACGTGATCATGCGCCTGGCGATGGTCTCGCAGTGGCTGCGGGCCGCGCGGTCCGCGCGGGGCGGGGAGCGCGTCATGGCGCTGCGGTACGCGGTCGGCGTGCTGCTCTGCCAGATCGGCTGGGTGGGGCTGCTGGTCCTGCCTGAGACTGGCCGGCCCTGGCTGTTCCTGGTGATGGCGATCGTCGAACTGTGCGTCCCGGTGTACGCGGAGAAGGACCACACCACCTCCTGGCATCCGCATCACATCGCCGAGCGGTACGGCCTGTTCACGATCATCGTGCTGGGCGAGACGATCCTGGCGGCCACGGTCGCGGTGAAGTCGGCCGTGGCCGAGAACGACGCGCTGGGCGAGCTGCTGCCGATCGCGGTGGGCGGGTTGCTGATCGTGTTCTCGGCGTGGTGGATCTACTTCGTCGTACCGATCCACGGTCATCTGCGCTCCAGCAAGGAGAGCTTCCTGTGGGGTTACGGCCACTATCTGATCTTCGCCTCGGCAGCCGCGATCGGCGCCGGTCTGGAGGTCTCGGTGGAACAGGCCGTCCACAAGGCGCACATCTCCACGCTGGCCGCGTCCGCCGCGGTGACCCTGCCGACGGCGCTCTATCTCCTCAGCGTGTGGGTGCTGCACGCCCGCCACTACAAGGTGGGCACGCTCCAGCAGGCCGTTCTGCCGACCTCCGCGCTGGTGGTGATCGCCTGCACGTTCCTGGGCCACTGGGCGGTGCTCGCGGCGGGCCTGGCGCTGACGGCGACGGTGGCGACCGGCACGACGCTCACCGCCCGCATGGTCCAGAGGGAAGAGGGAGCGGAGAAGGAGGCGACAGCAGCCGATTGA
- a CDS encoding L,D-transpeptidase — translation MTRPKIAVRRATVACAVLVVGALTLTGCGGDAKADNRSGGKGQSAKDSAATITISAKDGSTGASINTTGVKVGGGKLTEVKMTATESGTAVPGEIAADGRSWKPKEQLERGTKYQISATAKNPDGKTSAANSIFTTVSTANSFIGTYTPDNGTTVGVGMPVSFTFDKAITDKKAVKSHITVTSSSGQEVVGHWFGEQRLDFRPEEYWKAGSKVTMKIDLDGVEGANGLYGVQDKTVTFTVGRSQVSTVDVNTQTMTVVRDGKTIKTVPISAGSEQNPTYNGQMVISEKFKQTRMNGSTVGFGGEYDIADVPNAMRLTTSGTFIHGNYWYNRSNPPFGQQGTSHGCVGLADVQGANGDTIAKWFFDNSLVGDVVIVKNSPDDTVSPDNGLNGWNLSWSAWQQG, via the coding sequence GTGACGAGGCCGAAGATTGCGGTACGGCGGGCGACGGTGGCCTGCGCTGTCCTGGTGGTCGGTGCGCTGACCCTCACCGGCTGCGGCGGTGACGCCAAGGCCGACAACAGGAGCGGTGGCAAGGGGCAGTCCGCCAAGGACTCGGCGGCGACGATCACGATCTCGGCGAAGGACGGTTCGACGGGCGCGTCCATCAACACCACCGGGGTGAAGGTCGGCGGCGGCAAGCTGACCGAGGTGAAGATGACCGCGACCGAGAGCGGCACGGCCGTACCCGGTGAGATAGCGGCGGACGGGCGGTCCTGGAAGCCGAAGGAGCAGCTGGAGCGCGGTACGAAGTACCAGATCTCGGCCACCGCGAAGAACCCCGACGGCAAGACGTCGGCGGCCAATTCCATCTTCACCACCGTCTCGACGGCCAACAGCTTCATCGGGACGTACACCCCCGACAACGGCACCACGGTCGGCGTCGGCATGCCCGTGTCGTTCACCTTCGACAAGGCGATCACCGACAAGAAGGCCGTGAAGTCGCACATCACGGTGACGTCGAGCAGCGGTCAGGAGGTGGTCGGGCACTGGTTCGGGGAGCAGCGGCTCGACTTCCGGCCCGAGGAGTACTGGAAGGCCGGCTCCAAGGTCACGATGAAGATCGATCTGGACGGCGTGGAGGGCGCGAACGGCCTCTACGGCGTGCAGGACAAGACGGTCACCTTCACGGTCGGGCGCTCGCAGGTCTCCACGGTCGACGTCAACACGCAGACCATGACGGTCGTACGGGACGGCAAGACCATCAAGACCGTGCCGATCTCGGCCGGAAGCGAGCAGAACCCGACGTACAACGGGCAGATGGTGATCTCGGAGAAGTTCAAGCAGACGCGGATGAACGGGTCGACGGTCGGCTTCGGCGGTGAGTACGACATCGCGGACGTGCCGAACGCGATGCGACTGACCACATCGGGCACCTTCATCCACGGCAACTACTGGTACAACAGGTCGAATCCGCCCTTCGGACAGCAGGGCACAAGCCACGGCTGCGTCGGACTCGCGGACGTCCAGGGCGCCAACGGCGACACGATCGCCAAGTGGTTCTTCGACAACTCCCTCGTCGGCGATGTGGTGATCGTCAAGAACTCCCCCGACGACACGGTCTCCCCGGACAACGGCCTCAACGGCTGGAACCTGTCGTGGAGCGCCTGGCAGCAAGGCTGA
- a CDS encoding P1 family peptidase, with amino-acid sequence MTVTVDALTDVAGLRVGHATRTGAGWLTGTTVVLAPEGGAVAAVDVRGGGPGTKETDALDPRNLVQKVEAVVLTGGSAYGLDSASGVMAWLEERGRGVRVGPDPAHVVPVVPAACVFDLGRGGDFRARPDAATGRAAVEAAAASGPGAPVEEGCVGAGTGAVAGQFKGGVGTASTVLDSGITVAALVVVNARGSVVDPETGVLYGELFQGRAAYPAAEVHEAARRRLTEAAAKNTAPSLNTTLAVVATDADITRAQAQKLAGTAHDGIARAVRPVHLLNDGDTVFTLATAARPLASKNPLALNELLAAGADLVTRAIVRAVRAAESAEGPDGVWPSYRELYG; translated from the coding sequence ATGACAGTCACAGTCGACGCTCTGACAGATGTCGCCGGCCTCCGGGTCGGCCACGCCACCCGGACCGGCGCGGGCTGGCTCACCGGCACCACGGTCGTGCTCGCCCCCGAGGGCGGCGCGGTCGCGGCCGTGGATGTGCGCGGCGGCGGCCCCGGCACCAAGGAGACGGACGCGCTCGACCCGCGGAACCTGGTGCAGAAGGTCGAGGCGGTCGTGCTGACCGGGGGCAGCGCGTACGGGCTGGACTCGGCGTCGGGGGTGATGGCCTGGCTGGAGGAGCGCGGGCGCGGGGTTCGGGTCGGACCCGATCCGGCGCATGTCGTCCCGGTCGTACCGGCGGCCTGTGTCTTCGACCTGGGCCGTGGCGGCGACTTCCGGGCCAGGCCGGACGCGGCCACCGGCCGGGCCGCGGTCGAGGCAGCCGCCGCGAGCGGGCCGGGCGCCCCGGTCGAGGAGGGGTGTGTGGGCGCCGGTACGGGGGCGGTCGCGGGGCAGTTCAAGGGCGGCGTCGGCACCGCGAGCACCGTGCTCGACTCGGGGATCACGGTGGCGGCTCTGGTGGTGGTCAACGCACGGGGTTCGGTGGTGGATCCGGAGACGGGGGTGTTGTACGGGGAACTGTTCCAGGGCCGGGCGGCGTATCCGGCGGCCGAGGTGCACGAGGCCGCGAGGCGACGCCTCACCGAGGCCGCCGCGAAGAACACCGCGCCCTCGCTGAACACCACGCTGGCCGTGGTCGCCACCGACGCGGACATAACCCGCGCCCAGGCCCAGAAACTCGCCGGCACCGCACACGACGGCATCGCCCGGGCCGTACGCCCCGTGCATCTGCTCAACGACGGGGACACGGTGTTCACCCTGGCGACCGCGGCCAGACCGCTGGCATCAAAAAACCCGCTGGCCCTGAACGAACTCCTCGCGGCGGGCGCCGACTTGGTGACGCGGGCGATCGTACGGGCGGTGCGGGCGGCCGAGTCGGCGGAGGGTCCGGACGGGGTGTGGCCGTCGTACAGGGAGTTGTACGGCTAG